One stretch of Erythrolamprus reginae isolate rEryReg1 chromosome 7, rEryReg1.hap1, whole genome shotgun sequence DNA includes these proteins:
- the RPL7L1 gene encoding ribosomal protein uL30-like, with product MAELEPPKKIPLVPENILKKRKVYQAIKATQAKQALLDKRKHQTGKQIRFKRLEVFLRDSQRKHRDDVRLRRMEHKPGQMTMPDGHKLAFAVRIAVIKGVSSRVRYMIQRLRLRKIYSGTFVKLTPASLKMLQTVEPYVAWGYPNLKSIRELILKRGHAKIQNKKVALTDNVLIEEHLGNHGIICLEDVIHEVYSAGKHFNEVNNFLWPFYLSVARHAARNKMGFQKEIGNPGFRGNDINQLIRLLN from the exons ATGGCGGAGCTCGA GCCTCCAAAGAAGATTCCTTTGGTGCCAGAAAACATCCTCAAGAAAAGAAAGGTCTATCAGGCAATCAAGGCCACCCAGGCGAAGCAAGCCTTACTTGACAAGAGAAAG CACCAGACTGGAAAACAGATCAGATTCAAACGCCTTGAAGTTTTTTTGAGAGACTCTCAGAGGAAACATAGAGATGATGTTCGTCTGCGGCGCATGGAACATAAGCCTGGGCAGATGACAATGCCCGATGGACACAAACTGGCATTTGCTGTACGGATTGCAGT AATTAAAGGAGTCAGTTCCCGGGTACGATATATGATACAAAGGCTGAGATTAAGAAAGATTTACAGTGGCACATTTGTTAAATTGACACCAGCTTCATTAAAAATGCTGCAAACAGTGGAGCCTTATGTGGCATGGGG GTATCCCAATCTCAAATCTATTCGAGAGTTGATATTGAAACGAGGCCATGCAAAGATCCAAAATAAAAAGGTTGCTTTGACAGATAATGTTCTGATAGAGGAACATCTGG GAAACCATGGCATTATTTGCCTGGAAGATGTTATTCATGAAGTTTACTCAGCTGGAAAGCATTTTAATGAAGTCAATAATTTTTTGTGGCCATTCTATCTGTCTGTTGCTCGGCATGCAGCCCGTAATAAAATGGGATTCCAGAAAGAGATTGGTAATCCTGGATTTCGAGGCAATGATATCAATCAGCTTATACGCCTTTTGAATTAG